CCGCACGCCGCACGGCATTTTGCCGTCCTGCAATGGCATCGCCATGAGATAGTCACCGGCATAGGGCGACGCAAATCCGCTTGCCCACTCAGTAGAGAAACCAAAGCGCTCGTAATAATCGGGATCGCCCAGCACGAAGGCGATCATCGCCCCGGCATCGCCGAGATGGCGCAAGCCCGCGCCGATCAGCGCCTCGGCCACGCCCTGCCGGCGATGCGACGGCGAGACCGCCACCGGGGCCAGCGCAACCGCGGCGATCGGCTTGCCGTCGATCTCCACCGCCATCCGGCTGAACACCGCGACTCCGGCAAGCATCCCGGTTTCCTCGTCATCGGCGACGAGGGTGAGCACCATGTCGCCATCGATGCACAATTGCTGGACAAGTTGCGCTTCGGCGGGCTGGGGGAAGCTGATGCGCAGCAGCGCATCGATCGCCGCGACATCCCCGCCGGTCGCTCCGCGGATGGCGATGGTCATTCTGCTGCGTCCAAATCAAAAAGGCCCTCACCCTTCCCACGCCTGCGGCGCGGGCCCCTTCCCTCTCCCACAGGGGGAGAGGGAGATTCACGCCAGCGCGATGTCCGGGGCGTCCTCGGCCTTCATGCCGACCACGTGATAGCCGGCGTCAACATGGTGGGTCTCGCCGGTAGTGCCGCTCGACAGGTCGCTGAGGAAGTAGAGGCCGGCGCCGCCGACATCCTCAATCGTCACGTTGCGCTTGAGCGGCGAGTTCAGCTCGTTCCACTTCAGGATCAGGCGGAAGTCGCCGATGCCGGAAGCCGCGAGGGTCTTGATCGGCCCGGCGGAGATCGCGTTGACGCGGATATTGTCGCGGCCCAGATCCACCGCGAGATACTTCACGCTGGTCTCCAGCGCGGCCTTGGCGACGCCCATCACG
The sequence above is drawn from the Sphingomonas sp. G-3-2-10 genome and encodes:
- a CDS encoding N-acetyltransferase, giving the protein MTIAIRGATGGDVAAIDALLRISFPQPAEAQLVQQLCIDGDMVLTLVADDEETGMLAGVAVFSRMAVEIDGKPIAAVALAPVAVSPSHRRQGVAEALIGAGLRHLGDAGAMIAFVLGDPDYYERFGFSTEWASGFASPYAGDYLMAMPLQDGKMPCGVRGEAVHAAAFARLGGDQ